The Paenibacillus uliginis N3/975 genome has a window encoding:
- a CDS encoding FeoB-associated Cys-rich membrane protein, whose protein sequence is MLASILIGVLIFGYAGWTLLSYVKKTKKGKCAGCSMAKTCASACDEVSGPPATNTPSDMDLYSRG, encoded by the coding sequence ATGCTGGCAAGCATCTTGATCGGTGTGCTGATCTTCGGTTATGCCGGATGGACACTGCTCTCTTATGTGAAAAAGACGAAAAAAGGAAAATGCGCCGGCTGCTCCATGGCCAAAACATGTGCATCAGCTTGCGATGAGGTGTCTGGTCCACCTGCGACGAATACCCCGTCAGATATGGACTTATATAGCAGAGGGTAG